The DNA sequence CCTCGGCGGCGACCGCGTAGTCGTGGGTGCGGTAGCGGATGCTGTCGTCGGTGCCGAGGTTGGCGAACAGGCCGTAGAAGGTGCCGAGCAGGCCGGGCACGAGCAGCCACACCCCGGCGAGGAATCCCCCGGCGGCGGCGAGCGCCCGGATCCGGCGCCGGGCGGGCCAGCCGAGCAGGAGCACCACGGCGACCCCGGCGAACCCGAGCATCGCCGACCGGGACACCGAGAACATCAGCCCCATCGCGATCAGCAGCGTGCAGCCCCACCAGCGCACCGCCGCGGCCCGGCCGCGGGCGTGGAACCCGTAGTGGGCGGCGATCGGCAGCAGCATCGCGCACACCACGCCGAACTCGATCGGGTGCCCGGTGGTCGCGGCCACCCGGCGCATGTCCTCGCGCTCGAGCACGGCCGCGTCCTCGGAGGTGAACTCGAGGATCGGCGGCCGCAGGTAGCGGGTGAGGTCGAGGTCGAGCAGGAACTGGAAGGCGCCGATCACCGAGATGATCGCGCCCGCGACCACGACCGTCCTGAGCAGGAAGTCGAGCCGGTCGAGGCCGCGCACCCCGTCGCAGACGAGCAGGGCGATGCCGACCATGGCCACGATGAGCACGAGCGCGTGGTCGGCGAGGTTGAGCTCGTCGGCGGGCAGGTAGCCGGCGGTGGCGTAGCCGTACGTGGCGATCATCGCGGTGAGGTAGCAGAACACCGCGGTCCGCACCGGGTTGCGGCCCTTCGCCATGCCGAGCGTGGCGGTGAACTGGGCGAGCAGCCAGGCGAGCGCGGCGACGAGGCTGACCACGTTCGCCGGGGTGAGCGACATCGGCAGGAACCGGAACACCATCCGGGCCGGCACGAGCAGCAGGGCGAGGGCGAAGAGGCAGGCCAGGGTCGCCCCGTCGGCCCGCCGCAGCCGGGCGAAGACCTCCAGGGACGGCGCCTTCGGGGACGGCACGGTACGGCCGGCCGCCGGTGCCGCGGTCACGCCTCGCCTCCCGCCCGCGATGCGGCGCCCGCCGCCACCGGCTCGGCGTCGGCCCGCCGCGCGCCGGAGGGCCCGGAATCGCCGGGACCGCCGGGCTCGGCGGCCGGGGCCGCGGCGGGACGGCGGCGGCCGCGGCGGTGGGCGGCAAGGCTCTCCACCGCGAAGGTCGCGGCGAGCGAGGCGAACAGGCCGAGGGCGAGCGCCGCGGCGGTGGCGCGGAGCCGGCGGCCCTGCTGCGGCAGCGGCGTGGTGGGCGGCACCGCCTCGTGCATGGTGATGTACGTGCCCTTGGGGGCGTCGACGGCGGCCTGGCGGGCGTCGAGCTCGAGGTGCGCCCGGGCGATGACGCGGCGCGCCATCTTCGTGGCCTTGCGCGGATCGGTGCTGGTCGCCTCGACGAACACGAGCGGCCCGGTGGCGAGCGACTCCAGGTTGCTGCTGCCGTTGGTGACCTGGTACTCGGTGTCGCCGCCCTCCTCCACGCCGAGCTCGCGGGCGGTCTCCGGGGTGCCGAGCGCCGCGATGAGCACGGAGGCGGTCACGCTGAGCCCGTGCTCGAAGTTGAGCATCGGGTTGATCCGCGGCATGGGCATCTTCGGGTCCGGCGGCACGACCCCGCCGCCCGTCGGGGTGGTCAGCAT is a window from the Thermopolyspora flexuosa genome containing:
- a CDS encoding O-antigen ligase family protein, giving the protein MTAAPAAGRTVPSPKAPSLEVFARLRRADGATLACLFALALLLVPARMVFRFLPMSLTPANVVSLVAALAWLLAQFTATLGMAKGRNPVRTAVFCYLTAMIATYGYATAGYLPADELNLADHALVLIVAMVGIALLVCDGVRGLDRLDFLLRTVVVAGAIISVIGAFQFLLDLDLTRYLRPPILEFTSEDAAVLEREDMRRVAATTGHPIEFGVVCAMLLPIAAHYGFHARGRAAAVRWWGCTLLIAMGLMFSVSRSAMLGFAGVAVVLLLGWPARRRIRALAAAGGFLAGVWLLVPGLLGTFYGLFANLGTDDSIRYRTHDYAVAAEEIARHPWLGRGVATWYAPKHQVFDNQYILSAVEAGLIGITVIVAMFLVAGYAALRARRLAADPGARDLGLSLAAALTVPLIGMATFDLLSFAQVTGVSFLFIGAAGALLRAVTAEAAASAGPDPSR